The genomic stretch actaGGGTGGCACGATTTTCCCAACGTCTTTTCAGCTTCTGAGCTTCGCGGACGTttttgacatcataacacgtaactttgcgacggcggaggaaacttacgcccaaCTAAATGCCGAGCCAGACGAATCGGATCGCGAATAGATGCGTCGAAACgtaatacatgcgagcgagaggctcgaAGCAGAATAACATCAGCCTCCTAACTCAAGCCTCTGTAGACGGCGATAAGCTTGAGGTTGTCGACGAGTCCGTATATGTGTGTTCACTGGTGACCACCGACAATAACAACAgtaaagagatccagagacgcattcaagctggaaatcatggctacttttcacttcgatcgagtcgagtgcaacgacgcacgaagttgccgctgtacaaaaccctgataagaccggtagttctctacggaatcgagactACAACACTTCTTCCGGAGGACGACATAGACGGCCGCAGCATATTTTCATTGCCATGATCCAGCACAAAGCGCTTGcttgtgttgttgccaaaaCAAGGCAACACGTGGGAGAGAAAGCCGATCCCCTCAACCGGCAAAGCAAGCTGCTACCGCGCTACTGCTGAGATATGTAACCAtccggcaagtgatttgtttaggacgaaagcaaattcggaaagccagctgatactggcgCAACTCGCCGTTGCTACCGCCGCActctgctgctgctactgacgCAACCCGCTACGCTACTGCTAATATAGGACCGTTCGTCCGTCCTTACATCTACTAAAAGAATGCAATTAGTTTGACCAGAAGGTTCTTCTATAGTCCAAAAAGTGCATTCCTGGGCTTCCTaggtatactattctgtcgGCCTTTCTAGAGAAAGCCAGCAAGTGACCAATTTctacaaggcttgacaattttcaatagttcgcATAGTCAAACAGCAGTTTTCTCCATTTGggcggatgcgtgtataattctCCAATCGATTTCTGCAAAAAGAAGGAAATCGGTTTGAAAACAAACCAACTTATAAGCAATTAAAAAGGGTCAAATTTCGTCCCTTTTCCGTTGTTAGATTTTCAATCTACACCGCTATGTAGTAGGCTTAAGAAAGACGTAATTATACGTCAGGATACTCGATGCAACAGAATGAATTTTTTCTCTTAATTTATGATTAAAAATTGTGGAATCTGACAAGATTGGACGTACAGCATCCAAAATCCAATGTATTACAAGTAACGACACTTTGAGCACAAGTcttattccgataaaaccactcatttcaaacgatttgccttttgaGTTCGAACGTATCCAATATGAGTTTCGTAATGCATTTGCAGaccataaacaaatcgcaaggtcaATCTTGTAAAGTAAGCGGAATCAATTATGAATTCCCATGCTTtcaatgtttaaaattaattaaataaagtgaaaaaactgggcgggacgaagttcgccgggtcagctagtattgaATGAATTAGCTTTTTGAAGTTGTCGCTGTtataaataggaaaactaaacTATATGCAGCATTATTCTGTTAGCGAGAGAACGAGTCATATCAACGCGCTCCAATTGTATTCATCACGACATAACAGCTGACTGGCACTGGTTAACTCACAAGCTACCGCAGAATTATTTACGTCAACATTACACAGGTGATCAAGTGATTGAAAAAGACATTAGATGTCAATGAAAGCAGTTGGGATTTGACTCTAAAGATAACAAGAAGGTAGGTTTGTTTTGGTAAGAGTCTAGCACCTTTTCCCCATAACATCTCTCCCGTTACTTGCTGATTCCGGTCTAATAGATTTATTGAAAGGATTTATTGGACAGATAAGATAGAGAAAGTTTCATCATACGAGTGTTTTCAGCTAGGCAAACGCTCCTTCATGGACTATGATATAACTATGAGTGCATTTGCGTAATCAGTAAGTGGCTCAAACTGTACATACCACTCGTTTTTAGGCAGGATTTCATAGAAAGAAAGAGTTGAACATTATTCATTTTAGTTAATTTTTGTAtcaatatttattatttaataaaattgaCACTCTATTGCAGCTTTACATGTAGTGTTGACAATGAATTACATTGCCAACTTTCAATGGTAACATATTCATGAAAGGAGCGACCACTAAACCATAGCATAAACATTCTAAGCTAACATTGATTATGATTTGAATCAATCAACGAAAAATTTCGATCATTGATCTTTTGTCCACACAACCACGGCTGTCTGCTCCTGGCTATGCATAGTGACTTAAATAACGCACGCTCATCAGTCAACGCTAGCAGTTAAAAGCGAGAACATTGATTGTCACCGATTGAGAGTTTTTGCCCTTCGGTAAAATAGAATGCAACAATGGCTAAAAATATCACTGCTGGTTTGTACGTTCGGCTTTCTAAAAGAAATCCGCCCTAGCGAACCGTTCATCGTGGACTATTTGGCCGGACCATGGCGCAACCTCACAATGAATCAGGTTTGAGAAACCTTCATTAAGTTAAATTCAGTTCTGAATATGCCATATCATTTCAGGTGGTACAGGAGGCGTTCCCGATTGGTACGTACTCGTACCTAACACAGCTAGTTGTAATCTTTCTGGTTACAGATTTCTTGCGATATAAACCGTTAATAATAGTCAATGGACTTGCTGGTGTCGTTGTTTGGAGTATGTTAATATGGACTGTGTCACTGCAAGGATTGAAGATCCTCGAAGTGTTTTATGGCACATATTGTGCTGCGGAAATAGCATATTATAGTTACATTTATGCGAAAGTCGATAGGGAACATTACCAGAAAGTAACTTCACACACCCGAGCTGCAATCTACAGTGGAAGATTTTTTGCCGGAGTTCTGTCGCAAATCTTGCTGTACACCGAGGCAATGGATTTGAAACAGTTGAACTATCTCTCACTGGCTGCACAGATTTGCGCTACGATCTGGGCACTGTTTCTACCACCGGTGTCAACCAGCATGTACTTTCACCGGGCTGCGGTCCAAGCAGGTAGAATTAACACTTTCCTAGAGGAAAATACCCAGAAGGACGACAACAGTGACGAACAGAACCACCTCGAGAAACAGGCAACATTCAAGAGAAAAGTAATATCAGCATTTATTTTAATCTGGATCCACTTTAAATCAGCGTACACAAACTTGACCGTACTTCAGTGGAGCATTTGGTATGCGCTTGCGATGGCCGGCTTTATACAGGTGACTGGCTATGTACAAGCATTGTGGAGTGAGGTCGATCCCGAACAGCCCGCTGTTTGGAATGGCGCTGTAGAAGCAACGGTAACACTACTAGGAGCGGTTGTATCACTACTAGCCGGCTACATCCACACCTGGTTTCTGAAGCCCAGGAGTAGCCTCTTAGCCTTATCACTGCTATCACTTATGCAGGGGGGCCTCATTATGGTTGCCACAACCGCCAGCAATCTCACGCTTTCGTATGTCGGATACATTGGCTTTGGTGTGTTGTATGCTTTCACAATTACAGTGGTCAGCGCTGAAATTGCCAAAAACATATCGGATGACAGTTTCGGGTTGGTGTTTGGCTTCAATACATTGATAGCTCTGTCGCTTCAAACCCTGCTTACGTTTGCAGTAACAGACGCCGCCGGATGGTTTGCACTGGATGTGGTTGGACAGTTCACCGTGTACAGCTTTTACTTTGTTGCGCTTAGTGTTATCTATTTGATATTCTTGATTGTTGAGATAGTAAAATTTTATAAGAGACGTACTTGAGGTTAACGTTTGTCGTGAACTGTTAATTTAGTAATAGATAAGGCAGGGTACTTAGAATTCATTAGGAAACAACTGTAGTGGTAGTTTTACTTCAGTACAAATAAATTAGACTGATAGTTTGCATTATGTCAAGTTTAGTCTTTTCGATTCAGGAAAGTGATCCTTGTGAAATATACCGCGTAGCACATGATGCCGtgcaaaacacacaaaaaacaacaacattTAAGTCTTAAGTTTGTTGTTTTTTGATAATTGTGACTCGTGACCTAATACTCCGCTATTCATCCGAAAATGCGACACCACTGTATAATTTAATTCATGCGGACATAAACAAAcgacaactaaaatttttattacaaaatataAATCTGAAAATCAGAGCTCGAAAACATTTACCTATGATACTACAAAGAAAACGCCTAAAAATACCACatttgttcctttttttttggaagagtGTGTTTACACTGCTCGGGTTTTTTACACCGCGTCGGTGAAGGCCTGAATGTTTTGATTAGGACTTACTTCCAGGTTGTGACATTCCGCTTGGGGAACTTGACTTTCTGTTaattatacacaaacttcgcgGCCAACTGTTAACGTACAGGACGCTAACAGTCGCTCCCAAGCCAGGATTCGAACAGATGCCTGGCTTGTGATCAGCCAAAAAGGCTGAGATTGTACGTAGTTAACATCAAACGACTTTTAAAATTTCGAACCATTCAAAATACTTTTACTAGTTTAAAAAGCAATGAAGAATGCTCATAAATCATTTTATTCAATTTACGTCTACCTTTTATAATTCATTATTTGCTtaagtattatttttttcaattgtatgaAAGGACGAAAACAGCAACCATAATAAGCATCGACtataatatatatttatatacaatAAAGATATAtttacaaataaacaattcactTGAGATCACCAGTACTATTATCCATTTGCAtcgattttataaaaaatccgTAAGGACGTTTAACATCTTTGCTACTAGCCGATACTCCGGCGGAAACTGGGACGGCAACAGTCTTCAAATGATCCCAGCTGGTAGCGAAGGGAGGATTTCCCGCTACTGATGACAGTGAGCTCTGCTGAGGCTAGGTGTTCAGAGGGCCGGAAACAACAGTATATGGCGGTTGATTTCCTCCGACAGCATTGAGCATCTGAAAATAAAGGCAAAAACAGGAGAAAATCGTCAATATGATGATAGAATTTATTAAAGAACAAGAGAGGTAAAATATGCATCAGAAAACGATCGGGATGAAACCAAACGTGATGTGATGTTATTGATCTATGTtttataaaaagttaaaaagaaaacaaatcatAGCAGTTTATAATGGTGCTCAAATAAAAACTCGTTGTATCAAGTTGCAAAAGACTTGAACGCCTTTCACTCAAAGTAATGCTTTGGCGCTTTGTTCGCGACCATATGTGATTAATACAATCAATACATCTAAAAAACTATTGCCCTTTATGCCAATTATGTCAACTGATAACATTCGAGCTGGAAGTTTTTCTACAACATGGCGCATCGCGAATGTTATGGATGGGTATCCTCACAGCATTAGACCAATAAACTGAGCAGACTGTTGTTATGTCTGATCTCTGtgatttattgatttaaaaCGTGTTCACTGCTTCTGATTAAATCGTTGTGCTGAATTTTCCCACAAATCGGTtatatttttatacaaaaaaaattaaccagTTTCGCTCAAAAGTACAAGTAATTACTATTTAAAATGAGTAAGCGAACAATTAGAGTGCAACTAGTGCGATAGCAGCAGTGACCCTAAAAAAGTCAGTTATAGCAGAGACTCTCGCGCCGGTTTAGCACATACAAAAACGAGATGTTCTAGTTTTGGATGAACAATACATACAAAAACGAGATGTTCTAGTTTTGGATGAACAAAGTATTTTTTGAACCAGTTTTTCAAATAATAGTAAATTAAAATACATCATAGTCTAGACACAAACCTATAGTTTTGTACATTGCTCAAGCGCGTCgctagttatgataaaaggcaTGAACATATTAAACCGTacgaaaaaataagattttgttCTGCTCTTCTTATTGTTTTAaggaagtactataaactttcTTCGCCATATGGCAGTATAAATCTCTTAACAAAAACTGATAAATAAATTGGGTAAGAAATCAACAAATCATACACAGAATAGGAGAACACCCAATTATCCATTATggaagagttgaatttttctcaaaaaattaaaataattggtTTACTGATTCGTAATCTATTGTTTTTGCTGTATTGTTGGAAACTTAAGAATAACAATCCAAGGAATCCCCTGATTGTGCATCAGTAGATACCATGAAAGTCTGTCCAATttacaaaatgaaataaattcatTCGTATGCGTGTCACGCAAGGATCGTCGATTCTGGCGAACTGAAATTTATCGCTTTAAATTAGGGAAATGATGGATGATAAAAAGAAGTaatcagaaaaaaacgaaagttaGTTAAACACACCACACGCTATTATACGTGGATTAATTTACCAATCGTTGGAAGGACGGTCCTTTGCCAAGCTGAGCTCCGCCTCTCGTTGATGTGATTatcagttgttgttgttgttgttgttgttgctgttgttggtgTTGAGCAGCTTGTATTGTCAGTCCAGATCGTCCGTTCAAATTTAAAGTTTGTACAGTACTTATCTTCGGTGTCGTCATGTGCTGCACGGTTGTCTTACTAGCGCTGACCACATTCGTTGGCTTGCTGGCAATTGCGGTGCTTGGCAAATTAAACTGACTTTGAGTACAACTGTTCATGTGAGTCGCCCAGTGTTGCTGCTGGCAAGGATAATCACAGTATGAAGTGTTCCAGCAGCAATAAAATAGCGCTTCTTTGCCACAGTTTATGCACCACTGTTTCTTCTTAGCTTCTTCCACCGATCGGATGCGCTCTATTTCGCATTGCTTGCGAACTTCGTTAATGATACGTGCTTTTTCTACATCCATGTTTTTACGCATTTCGCAAAGCACAAGATCGGAATTGTGCTTGAGTTTAGTAATTTCCTGCTGGTGGCAGTGTTTGAGCTTCTCAATTTCTAGTTCCAGAACTTTGACTTTCGCCTCCAGGGCACCGCTGTTATTCGAGAGATCTGCCAGCGTGTCTTCGATAACGGATCGGAAAAAGTCGGCCATCTGTGAATTAGAGAATCAGTTTCACCACATAAAAACAACCCCATATAAACGAAAACATACCTTGTAAGAGTTATTAATTAAAATCTGAGAAACGGGACCAGCTCCTGAAGGGTAGATGCAGTCGCCTTCCGACCGTAGCGCGCCACTCGGCCGGGACTGCATTTTTGGTGGAGTGGACACAATTGTTTCTGTAACCGCTGCAGCCAAATTCGGTGTAATAAAGCCAGACATCATATGCTGACCTTCGGCGACGTTGGTAGCGGCTGGTGAATTTGCAGAAGTTCCTGCAGTTGGTGTAACATTCTGCTGGAGTGGGACCGTACTGGGCCCGGCAGCTTGTTGTTGTACTGTGCTTCTCGTTGCTACGTTGGCTATCGGGACGGTCGTGTCATTGAGATTTGCTCGAGTTAGTGCAACTGGATTCACTGTCGTCGGTTGTTCGCCAGAGGCCAGCAATGGACTTGGAATGTGTACCATATGCATCATGTTGCTACCATTTTTAGCTACTGGGAAACTGTTTGCTATTGATACGGGCATTCCACTTGGTTGATTTGGGGTACGCATCAGGGAGGTGAAAGTAGACTGATTCACAGGTTGTGCTGTAATTTTACGAGTcctttgttgttgctgttgctgctgatgttgctgatgctgctgttgctgctgctgctgttgttgtggtGGAATATTTGGGTTTGCATGCTTTGCCGGCGTTTTGGAGAGATTTTTTGGTTTCTCCGCAGGTGTTACTATTACAGGTGTTTGGCCGTTACTTCCGGGAATATTACTTACAGTCTGGTTTCCAACTTGATGGGTGAGTTTGTTGATGTCTTTGACCATTATTCGATTATTAGTACGAATCATTACTTGATTAGTACTAACAGCTCGCTTATTGTGAACTTCTGAAATACTAGGTGCTTTATTGGCCACAACCATCCTTTCATTTTCTTCATCAGATAAAGGTTCAGCTTTGATTGGCAGCAATTCTTGTGAAACTATTGACGCAGCGTTGTCAGACACATTACTTGTCACTTCCGAAGTTTCACTAGAAGGCGCGGCAACTTGTGGGGGTGGAACTGGTACCGCAGTGACAATAGGATGAATCGAATCAGGTGGTTGCTCTTCCTCTGTAGGctcggtttttatttcatttgcaGTTAGTGGTATTAGCGGAATTGAGCTATTTTTCGGAATAGTGGGCGGTACACCAATAACGCtgcaaggtttatcattaataGGGGTTTGTGTTTCAGGTGCAGCAGGAACAGCATCCTTTTGCTTATCATTTTTTGACGACAACTTAGTTTCGAAGTCGAGGGACATACTTTGCGTATCGCTTGTCTCACTACAGTCTGACTCTTTCATATCGCCTTTACCGTCAAACGACTTTGATTTAGACTTGTGTTTTTTCGCGGGTTGTACAGTCTTCCAACTATCTGACTCCCGTTGTATGACCACAGATTCTACTTTGCTCTGTTTCTGTTCCTTCATAATATCTCCAAGCGGGCTTACGCTTTTACGTTTACGACTGAAGTGACTTCGCTGTGTACTCGTTTTGGGCAAATCGGTAGTAACAGATTCTCCTTCCTCTTTTACATTACAGATTGTATTGCGACTATGtcgcttttttgcttccttgGAAATTTCCTGACTCACAGTAGCATCTTCTTCAGGACTAACACTCTTTCGTTTTCTTGTGCTGTACTGACGTATTGCTCTTGTTTCATACTCTGGATTGATATCAGATATATTTGTTTCATCTTTACTAGTATCATGAGGCAAATGAATTTCAGTTTCCTCAGAAGTCTTCACATCAACGTTATCGAACACCTCACTTTTTGACTTCTCTGGTGAAGCGATACTGTCACTGCGCGCTACTTTTGGTGTTGACGTTTTAGTAGGTGCACTTATTTCCACTGGAGACACCGAGAGAAAATTATCTGCGGTTTTAATGATTCTCAGCATCAGCTTTGCTTTTTGCGAATCCCCACTTTCAGCTATTCGCTTCAGTACTCCTGGAATCATAGATTCCAAATGCTCATCTAGCCTGTTTGCTTCGACTGGAGTTCGAAATTCTGCATATTTAAACTGTCCAAACTTTCGCTTCAATTTTGCAATATACTGCTCGGCTTCACGCATGCACTCTGCCATGTTAGTACGACGCTGCAATTTTGTGTTAGGATCTTTCTCGCAAAACAGATAGCATTCCTTTATCGGAACCCAAGCACGATCGTGGTCACCGAAAAATCGAACATCTACAAGTTGATTACTGTTCACTGACATTAACTTGGCCGGCCAAAATGGGAAACCTTTCAGTTTGGCCCACACTAAGAGATGAGGTTTCGTGCACACCTCAGTGAACCAAGTTTTACAGGTGTTTGCATTGAAGTAGCACTCGTTGCAAGCTTCGATTTCGTTAAGCTCCTGTTTGCAGATTTTCATTAAAGCTTTCGCTATTGGCAATAGCTTGCTATTATCTAGAAAATGGATTGGAAAATCACACGTGTCACCACTTTTACTACTATTACTGCTACTTACTAGGATAAATCGACGCATTGTGTAGAATCCAGCCTATGTCAGCCTGGAACGCATCGGTTGATTGATATTTCTGGTCGTCCACATTTTTCTGCAGCATTGCAAGATCGACATGTTTCGTTACATACTGAGCATAGTTAGGAAATTGTTCATTATCTAGCGGATTGAAGATCATGCTCTGAAATTAGGGTAGAACAACATTTAGTCATTATGGACATTATTAAAATGCACTGCTGATTCTGCAGTTGTTTTATGTacatttttcgatttgttttcGAATGCTAGTTTTTATAGCTGGTTTTTATTAAATTTCTTTACACCCGTGATTTATCATCATGGATGATAGTACTATCAAaaagatttacagattttcaacgaaatataaaaaataaaggctCTTCGACAATGCTTTTCAAACATATGATCAGCGTGCGACCAAACCGCATAAAGCACCATTTTATCAAAAATTGAATCAttaacaccagtggatgtgGAAActaataatctatctttcatgagaAAATGAAATCATTCgaacagtttataatgataTTATAACTACAAATTCACTGTAGTAGCTTGTAGCTTGTCGGGGTGGTTAAATTTTGAACACTTATTACATACTTGAAATATGTAATGTTTTTGGTGCTTGCATGCCAATTATATATCGATGAGATGCCACGGCATCTGGTTGCTTTTGGTAATATAATCGAAAAACTATCAAAGTTCATAACTAAACTTTCAGAAGCGCTGAATGTAGTAGGGTTTGAATAAGTCCTGAGATTGAATACACatctagaaaaagaaaaaacaccTGACAAATCCGACAACGTGAACGacgttttgaaaaatttacaagctCATCAGTTTACTTTTCATCAGTTCTCCACAATTGGAAAATTGCGAACAcatgtttaaaaaatatttcttgaatattagattttttgaattcatttttctCCTCATAGTGAATTTAATCCTGCTAGGAACTTATgagatataaaattttaaagtaGATAATAAAATTCTGTAGCTTATCACAGCAATTCGAATTGACTTGAAAGTTTATCTTGATGATCTCCATTTTTGCAATATCTTTATGTTTTAACACCAGCAAAATAAAGAATAATGCAAAATTAGACTTTAAGTAATTTGATATACCTACATACTGTAGAAATTTTATGTTTGAGTGGATTCTAGATTAATATAATAATTATTCTTTGAGTTGTTCAGGAGGTACAGTCAAATTTCGTGAAACCAGATTTCAACGGAAAAGTTACATTCGTTTTCAACAATTGCATCTTGAATAGCACTAACGTGCGCAAAAGACAAgaataattgatttttatttgctactcgtgaaaacccgtACATGTGAAACATTCAGCGTTGAATAACAATGATATGAGCAGCACATTTCCGACCTGTTTTTGTATATTCACCCATTCTCTTGCATGTTTGTGTGGCACGGTGCTCAAGCAGTGAGCGCGACCGAGAAATCGGAACCCGTAGCACCCATACATGAACACTTTGATATTTATACGCTTCCATGATGTATACGCTTGAAAATCTTTTCTTTGATTTGCACCAGCCGTAGATGAAATAAAGTGGTGTTTTGAAATTTCGGTAATCAAGAATCCAAGTTTGCACGTTATTTATGTTA from Wyeomyia smithii strain HCP4-BCI-WySm-NY-G18 chromosome 3, ASM2978416v1, whole genome shotgun sequence encodes the following:
- the LOC129729176 gene encoding MYND-type zinc finger-containing chromatin reader Zmynd8-like isoform X3 → MSSTNPSGDTARLVPNIPPPTVSVVSPTIGCSMIDSRNVYKISPAKSSVLSPQQPQQDIVKIRLTKDDSGTGFGYTKSIISTVQSPQDKSDSKSTPQKLNFNLAQQPTLQLKTSQNKIVLVKMLPKIPQNGPQMLASPPTSRSSVSPTTLALARSVQGLRPLPPVGSPTKPTATTQLVMTRSPEKKESVASRVISRSESTPSLSPSHTVTAAAPTINTSSSIEGTKSSNLFANNSAPTEKVPDDQILPKCDNVQKAIPTVDNQNNDECDNATATVNVKMSREMKCLKASQDSSKILTEFMQDSKSEKLRKRRRSRYDGDDSQSCGSLTPTSMKRYSVCGRDDEDLDDGSPSSGLKRTGMRSANAEFSLKQRKFLSSIHHTSDGSDNSDHELDPASTGKSVNLHIPVAPKPGWDKFCWRCKTCEPGLETCAGCIRCFHPVCLKLNPAFFIVEKKWNCPECIKLQSSDESGSDEGGKPVKDKLKIDSLTVSLKFAMKRMQLLKGSMIFNPLDNEQFPNYAQYVTKHVDLAMLQKNVDDQKYQSTDAFQADIGWILHNASIYPNNSKLLPIAKALMKICKQELNEIEACNECYFNANTCKTWFTEVCTKPHLLVWAKLKGFPFWPAKLMSVNSNQLVDVRFFGDHDRAWVPIKECYLFCEKDPNTKLQRRTNMAECMREAEQYIAKLKRKFGQFKYAEFRTPVEANRLDEHLESMIPGVLKRIAESGDSQKAKLMLRIIKTADNFLSVSPVEISAPTKTSTPKVARSDSIASPEKSKSEVFDNVDVKTSEETEIHLPHDTSKDETNISDINPEYETRAIRQYSTRKRKSVSPEEDATVSQEISKEAKKRHSRNTICNVKEEGESVTTDLPKTSTQRSHFSRKRKSVSPLGDIMKEQKQSKVESVVIQRESDSWKTVQPAKKHKSKSKSFDGKGDMKESDCSETSDTQSMSLDFETKLSSKNDKQKDAVPAAPETQTPINDKPCSVIGVPPTIPKNSSIPLIPLTANEIKTEPTEEEQPPDSIHPIVTAVPVPPPQVAAPSSETSEVTSNVSDNAASIVSQELLPIKAEPLSDEENERMVVANKAPSISEVHNKRAVSTNQVMIRTNNRIMVKDINKLTHQVGNQTVSNIPGSNGQTPVIVTPAEKPKNLSKTPAKHANPNIPPQQQQQQQQQHQQHQQQQQQQRTRKITAQPVNQSTFTSLMRTPNQPSGMPVSIANSFPVAKNGSNMMHMVHIPSPLLASGEQPTTVNPVALTRANLNDTTVPIANVATRSTVQQQAAGPSTVPLQQNVTPTAGTSANSPAATNVAEGQHMMSGFITPNLAAAVTETIVSTPPKMQSRPSGALRSEGDCIYPSGAGPVSQILINNSYKMADFFRSVIEDTLADLSNNSGALEAKVKVLELEIEKLKHCHQQEITKLKHNSDLVLCEMRKNMDVEKARIINEVRKQCEIERIRSVEEAKKKQWCINCGKEALFYCCWNTSYCDYPCQQQHWATHMNSCTQSQFNLPSTAIASKPTNVVSASKTTVQHMTTPKISTVQTLNLNGRSGLTIQAAQHQQQQQQQQQQQLIITSTRGGAQLGKGPSFQRLMLNAVGGNQPPYTVVSGPLNT
- the LOC129729176 gene encoding MYND-type zinc finger-containing chromatin reader Zmynd8-like isoform X1: MSSTNPSGDTARLVPNIPPPTVSVVSPTIGCSMIDSRNVYKISPAKSSVLSPQQPQQDIVKIRLTKDDSGTGFGYTKSIISTVQSPQGNRSNTTLSQPNSSLFVLDKDKHLTLNKRETIETYFVRKPPPSAGRPGYETMQKNAKKSNFVSDKSDSKSTPQKLNFNLAQQPTLQLKTSQNKIVLVKMLPKIPQNGPQMLASPPTSRSSVSPTTLALARSVQGLRPLPPVGSPTKPTATTQLVMTRSPEKKESVASRVISRSESTPSLSPSHTVTAAAPTINTSSSIEGTKSSNLFANNSAPTEKVPDDQILPKCDNVQKAIPTVDNQNNDECDNATATVNVKMSREMKCLKASQDSSKILTEFMQDSKSEKLRKRRRSRYDGDDSQSCGSLTPTSMKRYSVCGRDDEDLDDGSPSSGLKRTGMRSANAEFSLKQRKFLSSIHHTSDGSDNSDHELDPASTGKSVNLHIPVAPKPGWDKFCWRCKTCEPGLETCAGCIRCFHPVCLKLNPAFFIVEKKWNCPECIKLQSSDESGSDEGGKPVKDKLKIDSLTVSLKFAMKRMQLLKGSMIFNPLDNEQFPNYAQYVTKHVDLAMLQKNVDDQKYQSTDAFQADIGWILHNASIYPNNSKLLPIAKALMKICKQELNEIEACNECYFNANTCKTWFTEVCTKPHLLVWAKLKGFPFWPAKLMSVNSNQLVDVRFFGDHDRAWVPIKECYLFCEKDPNTKLQRRTNMAECMREAEQYIAKLKRKFGQFKYAEFRTPVEANRLDEHLESMIPGVLKRIAESGDSQKAKLMLRIIKTADNFLSVSPVEISAPTKTSTPKVARSDSIASPEKSKSEVFDNVDVKTSEETEIHLPHDTSKDETNISDINPEYETRAIRQYSTRKRKSVSPEEDATVSQEISKEAKKRHSRNTICNVKEEGESVTTDLPKTSTQRSHFSRKRKSVSPLGDIMKEQKQSKVESVVIQRESDSWKTVQPAKKHKSKSKSFDGKGDMKESDCSETSDTQSMSLDFETKLSSKNDKQKDAVPAAPETQTPINDKPCSVIGVPPTIPKNSSIPLIPLTANEIKTEPTEEEQPPDSIHPIVTAVPVPPPQVAAPSSETSEVTSNVSDNAASIVSQELLPIKAEPLSDEENERMVVANKAPSISEVHNKRAVSTNQVMIRTNNRIMVKDINKLTHQVGNQTVSNIPGSNGQTPVIVTPAEKPKNLSKTPAKHANPNIPPQQQQQQQQQHQQHQQQQQQQRTRKITAQPVNQSTFTSLMRTPNQPSGMPVSIANSFPVAKNGSNMMHMVHIPSPLLASGEQPTTVNPVALTRANLNDTTVPIANVATRSTVQQQAAGPSTVPLQQNVTPTAGTSANSPAATNVAEGQHMMSGFITPNLAAAVTETIVSTPPKMQSRPSGALRSEGDCIYPSGAGPVSQILINNSYKMADFFRSVIEDTLADLSNNSGALEAKVKVLELEIEKLKHCHQQEITKLKHNSDLVLCEMRKNMDVEKARIINEVRKQCEIERIRSVEEAKKKQWCINCGKEALFYCCWNTSYCDYPCQQQHWATHMNSCTQSQFNLPSTAIASKPTNVVSASKTTVQHMTTPKISTVQTLNLNGRSGLTIQAAQHQQQQQQQQQQQLIITSTRGGAQLGKGPSFQRLMLNAVGGNQPPYTVVSGPLNT